CCGGCGCGGGCACGCTCTTCATCGAACGCGGCCAGCGTCACGCGGTCCACGCGATGGGTGAGTCGATGCAGGCCCGCTTCAAACAGGGCGACGCGGTGGGGCTGTTTCCGGAAGGCACAACCACCGAAGGCTTCGACCTCCTCCCTTTCCACGCCAGCCTCTTCGAACCCGCCCGCGCGGCGGCTGTTGAAATCCAGCCCGTTGCGCTGCGGTTCATGCAGCACGGCAAGCGCAGCGGGTATGCGGCGTTTGTGGGTGAAGAGTCGCTGGTGGGTAACCTTTGGCGGGTGCTGGGTGTGACCGGGTTATCCGTCGAAGTGGTCTTTCTGCCGCCGCTGGCTGCGCGTCATCCGGATGGGAGTTTGCCTACGCGGTTGGAACTGTCGCATCAGGCTCGGGATGCGATTGCTCGGGTGCTTTGATTTGCGTGGTTTCTCGCGGGCTGTGGACTAGCACCGTAGGTCTGTGCGCAGCTGCTTGCTGTTGATGCGGCTTCGGTTCTTAAGACGTCCGGCACGGTGGCGTCCCGGGGCGCGCGGGGCCACGATTGCGGCCCGGAGCCTTCGCTCCGGACTCGCCTAGGCGGCCCCCCCCTTCGTCATCTTCGTCCAGGCCTTCGGCCTTCCCTTCAGATTCCCTCGGGCTTATCGACGCCCCGCGCACCCCGGGACGCCACCGCACCGGACTCTGGCAATTGAAATCTGATGGCCGCTGGGACGTCCAGCGTGCTTGGCATTTTTGCGCAAGAACTTTCGGGCAAGAAGCATCTTGCGTTGCCCGTCTCCGTTCGGCCGCGCGGGCGGCCTCCGGAGACTTACGCGGCGTCTTGCGTTGTGGCGATGACGCTTCGCGCATAGGTGGCGCTTGGGTGTCTGACACCAACGCATACGTAGGACTGATTCCGGTGTCTGACACCTTCGTGCGAGCGCGGCTCGCTGCTAATCGTCACTTGAACTCAAGTGCCCGATGGGCGGCGCGTACGGGTCGGCAAGCTGTGGCGGACCGTCGCCGCGCCGCCCATCACCGCCCCACCCACCGTGACGGCGGACCACTAGCAAATCACCCTCCGCCAGCGCGCAGCGCACTCCGCCACGACGACCCACCAACCCGATGCCGGATTGCCGCCGCCCGGGCGGCAGCAATCCGGCGGCCCCGCAGATCTCCTTCCCTGCACACAGGTCTTGCAGCGCGCAAACCAAAGACCCTCGCAGCACGGCGTCGTGGTCACCGGGGAGGCGAGCGCCGTCGATGCGCCCGAGGGAATCTGAAGGAAGTCGCCGGAGGCGACAACGAAGATGACGAAGGGGCAGTCCGGAGCGAAGGCTCCGGACCGCAATCGTGGGCGATCGCCTCCCCGGTGACCGCGGCGTCGGGCGACCTACGAAGACGGGATTGCAGCGTACGAACGGGTTTGCAGCGTACGAAGACGGGCTTGCAGCTACTGAGACATTTCGCAGCCTACGAAAAGACCACTCACCGCCCAGCCCTCACTCCGCCATCGGATCCTGAAACTGCGAACACTTAACCTGCACCAGCTTCCGATCCTGCAACCGCAAAGCCGTCAACGACCCACCCCACACGCACCCTGTATCCAGGCAAATCACGTCCGGCCGCTGCAACAACCCCAACGTCGACCAATGTCCAAACACCGTCGTGACATTACGCGTCGCACGATTAGGCACGTCGAACCAAGGCACCAACCCAGGCGGCCATGCCCCCGGCGTCACCTTCGTCGCAAACTCCATATGCCCGTTCGGCGTGCACAAACGGATCCGCGTCAGCGCGTTGATGATCACCCGCATCCGCTTGCCGCCCTTGTGGTCTTCCTTCCAGGTGGCCGGCTCGTTGCCGTACATCTTTTGAAGCGCCTTCTGCCAGTTCGGGCCACGCAGCGCGTCCTGGACTTCGCCGGCCAGGGCCAGCGTCTTGGCGACGTCCCACTTGGCCAGCGTGCCCGCGTGGACCAGCAGGTGGTTCTGCTCGAAATGCGCCAACGGGCGGAAACGCAGCCAGTTGAGCAGGTCCGTCGCGTCCGGTGCACGCAGGATGGATTCCAGCGTGTCCGACTTGGACGGCTTGCGCACGCCAGCGGCCGCGGCCAGCAGGTGCAGGTCGTGGTTGCCCAGGACCACCGTTGCGCGGTCGCCCAGGTCGATGATGCGGCGCAGGGTTTCGAGCGACTGCGGGCCGCGATTGACCAGGTCGCCGGCAAACCAGAAGCGCGACTTGGGATCGCCAACCAGGTCCGGGTGGGACAGCAAGCGATCCAGCGGCGAGCAGCAGCCCTGCACGTCGCCGATCATCCAGATACTGCCGTTCATGCGGGACTCTTGCTCCAAGGCCAACGTTGTTGGACGAGACGGGTGATAGTGTGGCGGTATTCCATGTAGCTCATGGCGCCCAGCGCCAGCGCCATGGCGCCCAGGTTCGGGCCCAGGGCGGTCAGCCAGGGCGGCCACTTGCCCAGCATGCCGACGTTCAGCGCAAGCTGGTTCAGCATGAAGAAGCCCACGCCCAGCAGGATGCCCACGAAGACCTTGGCGCCGACGCCGCCGCGGCGGGTCTGCATGAGGCCGATGGGGGCGGCGATGGTGATCATCACCAGCAGGGTGAAGGGGTAGGCCAGTTTGCGCCACAGGGCGACGACCTGGCGGCCGTATTGAAGCTGGTTGTCCCGCAGGTATTCCACGTAGTCGAGCAGCGTGACGATCGACATGCGCTCGGGCGTCAGCACGCGCGCCAGCAGGCGTTCGGCGCTCAGCGTGGTGTCGATGGAGCGTTCGGGCAGCTTCACGACCGTGGCGGGCGGGTTTTTGGGGGGGCGGGCGTTGGCGAGCGCCTCGGCGGCCTCGGCGTCCAGGCGGGTTTCGGAGACGTCCTTGAGGACCAGGTCGCCGCGCGTGAACGTGCCCGTGGGGGCGGTGGACAGCGCCGACAGGGTCAGGTCTTTCTTGAATTCGTAAAGGGTCACGCCGGCCACCTGGCCGTCGCCCTTCAGTTCGGCGATGTTGATGATGCGGGTGCCGCCGTTGGCGGTGGGTTCCTTGAACCAGTAGCCGCTTTTGAGGCGGTCGCCGCCGGCCTTGCCACGGAACATCAGGTTGGCCTCGCCGGTCTTGACCTCGGCCCAGGGCGTGACGTATTCGGACAACAGGCCCGCGCCGATCATCAGCGGAATCGTGACGATCCAGAGCATCCGCAGCAGCTTCATGCCGCTGACCCCGGAGACCCGCAGGATGACGAGCTCGTTGCGCTGGGCCAAGCCCGCCAGCGCCAGGATGGCCCCGATCAGGAGCCCGATGGGCAGCAGGTCATAGAGACGGGTGGGGACAGCTAGCGCCTGCATGTACAGCAGGGCCATCATGGAGAACTTGTCGCCCACGTTGTCCAGGTCGTCCACCAGTGCGAAGAACGTGAAAAGGCCGAGCAGGGCCAGAAGGACCACTGCGCAAGAGCGATAGACCTCTCGGGCCAGGTAGCGACGTGCAGTACGCATGAAGGAAAAAGGAGTGGAGCGCGTAAACGTGAAAGCTTAACAAATCCCGCAGCCGGAAGACGGCCGGCAGGACGGATTTGTCCGGTTCCCCTTTCAGGGGATGTCGACCATCTGCATCCGGCGCGTCAGCACGCCGACCCGGGAATTCAGATAGTTGGACTTGCGGTGGCTGTCATAGAAGCGCGGGTTGGGCAGCATGGCCGCCAGCCGGGCGGACTGGCTGTTTCCCAGGTTGGCGGCGGTGGTATTGAAATAATGCTTGGCGGCGGCCTGGGCGCCGAACACGCCCACGCCCCACTCGGCGACGTTCAGGTAGAGCTCCAGGATCCGTTCCTTGCTCATGACGTGTTCGATCATGTAGGCCAGGACCAGTTCCTGGCCCTTGCGCAGGTAACTGCGCGAGCCCGACAGAAACAGATTCTTGGCCAGCTGCTGGGTAATGGTGGAGCCGCCGCGCATCTTGGAGCGCCCGGCCTCTTCCTGTTTCTGGTTGTATTCCCAGGCCTTGCGGATGGCGTCCCATTCGACCCCGTCGTGGCCCGTGAAATTGGAATCCTCGGACGCGATCACCGCGCGCTTGAGCGAGCGGTTGATCTTGTCGTAGGCGACCCATTCATATTTCAGCTCGATCGCCGGGTCGTCCTTGCGCAGGCGCGACAGCTCTTCGCGCATCATCGCGCTGCTGCCGGGGTCGCGGTAGTTGTACCAGACCACCTGGGCGAACAGCCAGAATTGGTACAGCAGGATCGCGCACACCAGCGCCATCACCAAGCCGGTGGTGATCCGGAACCAATTGCGGCCGCCGCTGCGGCCCGTGCGCGTCGCCATGCCGTTCAGCTTCCGGCGGCCAGCGCCTCGCGCAGCGCCGTCAGGACGGGCGCGGCATCGGGGCGCACGCCGTGCCAGATGAAGAAGCTTTCGGCGGCCTGGCCGACCAGCATGCCCAGCCCGTCGGCGGTCAGGGCGGCGCCGTCGGCATCGGCCTGCCGCATGAACGCGGTGGGTTGCGCGCCGTACATCATGTCGTAGGCGGCGGCGCCGTCGGCGTACAGGCCGGGCGGCAGGTCGGGCGCGGCGTTCTGCAGGCCGCTGGCGGTGGCGTTGATGACCAGGTTCCACCCGCCCGGGATGGCGGCGGTGGCCAGGCCTCCGGCGGTCACCTGGGTTTGCGGCGACACGCCGCTTGTGCCCCAGGCTGCGGCCAGTTCCTCGGCGCGGGCGGCGGTGCGGTTCACGATGTGGATGCGGCTGCAGCCGGCCTCGGCCAGCGGCTGCAGGACGCCGCGCGCCGCGCCGCCGGCGCCGACCAGCAGCACGGCCGCGCCCGGCAGGCGCACGCCCAGGCGCAGCAGGTCATTGACCAGCCCCACGCCGTCGGTGTTGCAGCCGTGCCAGACGCCGTCGCGCCACGACAGGGTGTTGACGGCGCCTGCCAGCCGGGCGCGATTCGACAGGCGGCCCGACGCCAGCGCATAGGCGTCCAGTTTGAACGGCACCGTGACATTCAGGCCCAGACCGCCGTCCGCCACGAAGGCTGCAACGGCGTCGGCAAAGCCGTCCACCGGGGCAAGCAGGCGCTCGTAGCGCAGCGGCTTGCCGGTCTGCTGCGAAAACATGGCGTGGATCTGAGGCGAGCGGCTATGCGCGATGGGATTGCCGATGACGGCGTAGCGGGCTTGAGGAATCGCCTCGGTCATGGGGCCTGTGTTTCCAGAGTGTCGTTGACGAAATGCCAGGTGCGGGTGATGACCAGCACGTCCGTATCGCGGGCGATATCGGGCGGGAAGGGGGGGAAGGGCGCGGCAAGCTGGACGATGCGGCGCGCCGCCTGGTTCAGGACCGCGTGCGGCGACGGCTGGTCGATCTCGACCTCGGCGATGCTGCCATCGGCGCGCACCGACACGGTGATGCGCAGCGATCCATAAATGCGGCCGCGCGCCTCGTCGGGGTAATGCTGGGTGCCGACCGTTTCGATCCGGGTGCGCCAGGCATCCAGGTAGCCGGCGTAACGGGAGGCTTCGGCGGACGGCGCGATGAACTGTTTGCGCGGCTCGGCGCTGTACTGCTGGACCCGCGCCGCCAGCGCCGCCACCTGGGCGTTCTGGATGACGCTGGCCTGGTCCTGGGCGTCCTGGCCGACGTCGGCGCCGTCGGGCCACGGGTTGACGGCCTGGCGCTCGGGGCCGGCGTTGTGCGGCGAGCGCAGCTGGGTCATGAGGCGGGCCTGTTCGGCCTCCAGTTGCACCTGACGCTGGCGCATGGCCTCCAGGACGATGGTCTCGGCCGAGCTGCCGGTCTGGGGAAGCGGGGTGGTGGACACGCCGCGATCGGCGTTGCCGCCGCCTGTCATCTGGTTCTGCGCGACGGTGCGCGGGTTTTCAGGCGGCGTCTCGCTGCGGGCATTGAGCAGCACGACTTCCAGGCTGGTCACGGGCGGGCGCGTCTGCGTGGGCGCGCTGAAACGCCACGCCAGCGCGCCGGCGTGCACCAACAGCGATATCGCGATGCCGATACGCAGGTAGTGCTGGGCGGGGGCGCCCAGCCACCAGAGGTAACGGCTCAGCACGGAGGGGGAATCAGCGCGTTGCACCAGCGCATTGTAAGTCGAGTCCACGCCCGCCGCGCGGTCCGTCCGAAGGCGGTATTCGCCCTCGGACGGACGGCCTAGACCCCGTCAGGCGGATGCCCGGGGGAAGATCCAGACCTTGTTGGCGGGTAGCGCCAGGCGGCAGGGGCCCGGCTCGCGGCCCTCGGGGCCATAGGCGCGCAGGGCGAGGCTGCGGGCCGGATCGGCGTCCGGCGTGCGGAACAGGTACTCCCAGCGGTCGCCCAGATACATGCTGGTCAGAAGCGGCATGTCGACGTGGTTGCCGTCCGGGTCGTCGGCCAGGCGAACCTGCTCCACGCGGATGACCGCGGTGGCGTCCTGGCCCGCGGCGACGCCCGCGCCGGCCTTGCCCCATAGCGACCAGCCGGCCCCCTCGATCCGGGCCTGCCCGTCGCGCAGCTCGGTGACCTTTCCGTCCAGCCGGTTGTTGCTGCCCATGAATTCGGCGGTGAACAGCGTGGATGGCGATCCGTACATCTCCTGCGGCGTGCCCTGCTGTTCGATCTTGCCGTTGTTCAGCAGCAGGATGCGGTCGGAGATCGCCATGGCTTCGCTCTGGTCGTGCGTCACCATCAGCGCAGACAGGCCCAGGCGGATGATGAGCTCGCGCAGGAACGCGCGCGCCTCTTCGCGCAACTTGGCATCCAGGTTGGACAGCGGCTCGTCCAGCAGGATGACGGGCGGGCTGTAGACCAGCGCCCGGCCGATGGCCACGCGCTGCTGCTGGCCGCCGGACAACGCGTGCGGATGGCGCTGGCCCAGCTTGCCCAGCCCAAGCTGGTCCAGCACGGCCTGCACGCGCTCGCGCACCTCGGCGCCCGGCGTCTTGCGCAGCTTGAGCGGGTAGGCGACGTTCTCGTACACCGTCTTGTGCGGCCACAGCGCGTACGACTGGAACACCAATCCCAGGTTGCGCTCTTCGGCCGGGATCTCGGCGCGGGCCGCGCCGTCATAGACGACGTTCTCGCCGATGGTGATGCGCCCGCGCTTGGGGCCTTCGAGGCCGGCCACGGCACGCAGCAGGGTGGTCTTGCCGCTGCCCGACGGACCCAGCAGGGACACCACTTCGCCCTGGCGAAGTTGCATCGACACGCCTTTGAGCACCGGGTTGTCGCCGTAGTCCAGGTGCAGGTCTTCTACAGAAAGCTCAATCATGAAGTTTGACTCCGAATCGCAGGGCGATGCCCAGGCCGATCACGACCAGAACGATATTGATGAAGGAAAGTGCGGCCACGATGTCGATGGCGCCGGAGGCCCACAGGGACACCAGCATGGACCCGATGGTCTCGGTGCCGGGCGACAAGAGGTAGACGCCGGTGGAGTATTCGCGCTCGAAGATCAGGAACATCAGCAGCCACGAACCGATCAGGCCGTACTTGGCCAGCGGCACTGTGACGTGACGGGTGACCTGGCCGCGGCGCGCGCCGGCGGTGCGGGCGGCTTCTTCCAGCTCGGGACCCACTTGCAGCAGGGTCGACGAGATCAGGCGCAAGCCATAGGCCATCCACACCACTGTGTAGGCAAGCCACACGCTGAAGATGGTGCTGCGCAGGGCGCGCAGCCATTCGACGAAGTTCTCGCGCAGCCATTCCGCGAATGGCAGGGCCGACAGCCAGCCGTTCTCGTCCACGTCCAGCGCGTTGTCCAGCCACATCGGCACGAAGAGGAACACCCACAGGAACGCCAGACCGGCCAAGAGGCCCGGCACGGCGCGCGGCACCAGCACGCTGTAGTCCATGAAGCGCGTGACGTTGTCGGGCTTGCGGTGCATCGCCAGGCCCACGAACATGTAGCACATCACTGCAAGCGCGCCGCCGAAGACGCCGATCGCAACCGAGTTGACGATGGCGCGCATCAGGTTGGGCTGCGCGAACACGGTACGGAAGGCGTCGAGCGACAGCACGTCAAAGAGCGAGACGCCCAGGCCCCAGTTGGACACGAACGCGCGCAGCAGCACGCCGGTCAGCGGCACGATGATGGTGACGAACAGCCAGAACGCCACCACCGCGCCGGCCACCCAGCGCCATTTGCCCAGCGGCAGCGGCCGCGCACGCGAGGCCTTGCCCTTGACGGTGACGAAGCGGTTTGCGGTGCGCATCAGGCGGCGCTGCAGCATCACCAGCGGAATGGTCATGCAGATCAGCACCACGGCCACGGCGGCCATCAGGTGATAGGACGGGATGCCCAGCTTGTTGGTCAGCTTGTACAGGTAGGTGGCCAGCACCAGGTTGCCTTCCGGATCGCCCAGCACCAGCACCAGGCCGAAGACCTCCAGGCCCAGGAAGAAGAGCAGCACGGTGGCGTACAGCATGGCCGGCCGCACCATGGGCAGGCTGACGGACACCATCACGCGCAGCGGCGACGCGCCGGCCACGCGGGCGGCTTCTTCGACGTCGGACCCCATGCTGCGCAGCGCCGACGAGATGTACAGATAGGCGTGCGGCACGTGCGTGAGGCCGGCGATGATGACGATGCTGGTCAGCGAATAGACGTTCCAGGGCACGAAGCCCAGGATGTTCTGCACCCAGGTCGAGAAGAAGCCCACCGGACCGGCCGCGACCACGTAGCCGAAGCCCAGCACCATGGGCGACACGAACACCGGCACCAGGATCAGTGGCTCGATCCAGCGGCGGCCCGGCAGGTCGGTGCGGATCATCAGGAACGCCAGCATGCCGCCCAGCGGGATGGCGATGGCAGCCAGCCCGAACGCGAGAATGAAGCCGCTGCGTAGCGCCTTGTAGAAATCGGGATCCGCGAAGATGAAGCGGAACGCGTCCAGGCTCCAGGCCTTGGACGGGGAAAAGAACGGGGCCGAGAGAAAACTCTGGATGATGATGAACGACAGCGGCACGTAGATGGCGAGCGCCGTGATCAGCACCACCACGCCGCGTGGCAGGGACTGCCATTTTCTGCGCAATGACTGCATGGGAAATCCTGTGGTCGGAAATGACGCGGTGGCCGCGCCGCCGGGGACGAGGGCCCCGGGGCAGGGTCAGGCGGACGGCATGCCGTCCGCTGCGTTGGCGGCGGCTCCGGGTTGCATAGCCGCCCGGAGCCCGGGCATCACTTGCCCGCTGCCGCCCGCCATTGCTTGATGAATTCCAGGCGCTTGTTCTGCTCCAGGTAGTCCAGCAGCGTTTCGTTGACCGGAATCGGCTTGAGCGAGGCGCCCAGCTTCTTGGTCATGCCGTCCACGTCGTTGTCGCCTTCGATGTCGTCGCGCACGGAAGCCAGGTCAGCCTGATTGGCCATGATCTCCTGGCCCTTCTGCGACAGCAGGTAGTCCATCCACAGCTTGGCGGCGTTGCGGTTCTTGGCCTTCTTGCTGATGAACGCCACGCGCGAGAGCACCAGCGCGTAGTCGGTGGGGTAGGCCACGCCCAGCGACGGATCGTTCTTGGCGCGCGTTTCGGCGTAAGAGCCCAGGATGTTGTAGCCGATCAGGTTTTCGCCCGAGGACACGCGTTCCATCATGGTGCCGGTGGACGACTGCACGATCAGCCCGCCCTTGGCGATGTCCTTGAGGGTCTCGAAATATTTGGGATCGTTGGCCTTGTCCTGCACCGCCAGCATGAACCCGACGGCGGACTTCTCGATGTCGTAGGTGGTGACCTTGTTCTTGAACTTGTCGGGCTGGCTGGCGATCAGCTTGGCCAGCGCGCCGTGCGTGGTGGGCACTTCATTCGCGGGAATGAGGCGCTTGTTGTAGATGAAGACAGCCGGCTCGTACGTCGTGCCGTAGGTCGAGTCCTTCCAGTTGGCCCAGGCCGGCAGCTTGCCGGCTTCGGGCGACTGGTACTTCAGCGCGTAGTCGGTGGCCAGCTTCAGGGCCGAGTCCATCGACGAACTCCAGACGATGTCGCCGCTGCCGCCGCCCGCCGCCTGTTCGCTGATGTAGCGGTTGTACAGCTCGGTGCTGTTCATGTCGTTGTATTCGACCTTGACGCCCGGATACAGGGCTTCGAAGCCCTTGATGATGGGGCCGGCGGCCTTGGTGTCGGTGGTCGAATAGATGACGACCTTGCCTTCCTTCTTGGCGCCGTCCAGGATCTTCTGGTAATCGGCCGGATAGCCCGCGGGCACTGCCTGCGCAAAGGCGCTGCCGGTGGCAATGGCGAATGCGGCGGCGCAGACGGCCGTCAGTTTGGACTTGGCAAGCATGGATGTTGTCTCCGATTGATTTGGCTTATTGCGGGCTCTGGGGCCCGCGTGCAGCCATCTTAGGAGTGCGCGTCTGTCGTCGTCCTGTCATGGCGGCAGGTGGCGGCTAGGGGAAATCCCTGGGCCGCGATGGCGCCATGCGCGGGGTTGGCGTTACGGCCGCTGCGGCGTATCGGTGACGAGCCGGATCCAGTTCTGCACGAACCGCGAATGGCGGCGCTGGTCCAGGCCGACCAGCAGCGCGGGGCTGAGCACGACCGGCTGCACGATGCCCTGCGACCGCGCGAGCACCGCTTCGGAGGTCCAGCGCCCCGGCGTGTCTTCCATGATGGACCCGAGCGCGGCATGGCTGGACGCGACCTGCTGTCCGGCGGGCGACAGCAGCCAGTCGACCAGCGCGCGTCCCAGGTCGGGATTGGGGGCGGTGCGCGCGATCAGCACTGAGCGCGCCAGCACGAGCACGTAGTCCTGCGGGAACACCACCCCGATGGGCCGGCCGGCGGCCTGGCGCGACAGGGCGTAGGAGCCGAGGATGTTGTAGCCGATGTCCAGTTCGTCGCGCTCGATGGCGTCCAGGATCTCGGCGCTGGTGGCCGCCAGCCGCACGCCGGCCTGGCCCATGGCGTTGGCCAGCCCCCAGAAGTTGGACGAGACCAGCTCATCCTGTTCGGCCAGCAGATAACCCAGGCTGCTGGCGGCGATGTCGTAGGTGCCGATGCGTCCGCGCAGGCGCAAGGGATCCTGCTCCAGCAGGCGCAGCAGATCCTGGCGCGAGCGCGGCACTGCTGCTTCAGCAAAGCGCTTGGGGTTGTAGACGATGACGGCGGGTTCGAACGTGAACCCGTAGACCTCGTGCCGCCAGATGGCCCACGACGGCAGCCGCGCGGCATAGGGTGACGCATAGCTCTGCGCGTAGCCATCGTTGGCCAGCCGGATTTGCAGGTCGGATGCCGAACTCATCAGCACGTCCACATCCTGCAAACGCCCTTCGATGGCGGCCTCGTAGAGCTCGCGGCTGCCCATTTCGCGGTACACGACGCTGACATCGGGGCGGTGGGACTGGAAGCCCTGGATGAGCGGCGCGACGACGGGCGTGTCGGTCGGGCCGGCGATGGTGAGGACGCGGGAGGAGGGTTGGGGGGCGGGGTAACGGGTGACGATTTCGGGGATCGGAGCGGAGCGCGCATCGGCGCCGGCCGCCCGCACGTCGGCCGACGGCGCGGCCAGCAGCAGGCATGCGGCGCACAGCGCGGCCGCGGCGGTGGTCAGCGCGCGCCCGGCTCCGGCGCGCGCCAAGGGCAGCACGACCCGAGCCGTCAGCCCGCCGCCAGGCCGGTCCAGCAGCCACAGCGAGCCGCCATGCGCGACGGCCACCGACCGCACGATCGCCAGCCCCAATCCGGACCCCGGCAGCGATTCCCCCGCGCGGCCGCGCGAAAACCGCTGCTGCACGGATTCCTTTTCGTCGTCGGCGACGCCGGGCCCGCGGTCCGAAACGGTGAGCGCAACACGATAGCCGGCAACCGGCATGGCCTGGATCTCAACCGGCCCATCCGGCGCGTAGCGCAGGGCGTTGTCCACCAGGTTGCGCAGCATCTCGCGCAGCGCGACGCGATCGCCGGCGATGCGTGCACGGCGCACTTCGGGCGCAATGGCGATGCGCAACCGCTGCGCATCCACCGGCCCGATACGCCGGCGCGTTTCGTTGACGGTCTCGGCCACGCCGACAAGCGCGCGTGCGCCCTTGCCCATGCGATGGGTGATGGTGGCGTCCATCAGCAACTGGTTGATGAGCTGGCTGGCGTGCGTGGCGTTCAGGTGAATGCGTTCAAGCCGCGCGTGCAATCGCTGCGGATCGGTCTCGTCCAGGGCAACCTCGGCCTGCGCGCGTAGCGACGCCAGTGGCGTGCGAACCTGGTGCGCGGCGTCGGCGACCAGGGTGTTGAGGCTGTCCATGGCCCCAGACAGCCGCTGCATGAAGCCATTGAGCGCTTCGATAAGCCGCCGCACCTCGCGGGGCACGGGCTTGGACAGCGGCTCCAGATCATCCGGCGCACGCCGCCGCAACTCGCGTTCGACAACGGCCAGCGGCGCGAAGGCGCGTTGGACGCCGAACCACAAGAGGCCGAGCGCAACCAGCGATACGGCAAGCAGTGGCAATACGCTGCGC
The DNA window shown above is from Achromobacter spanius and carries:
- a CDS encoding extracellular solute-binding protein, with translation MKIPESFSIRQRVFTLGAVLLACALIGLVFFLRGYAQRAAEQAFDRLLAASALTIAGSVQIEDNEVTVEPPVSSLAMLSGGERVFYEARTSNGRLITGYGDLAPGLPLAQSATPVFTYLRYHDEPIRIATVGRLVSASQHAGWVTLRVAETLGSREALAGEILQRSVLPLLAVSLVALGLLWFGVQRAFAPLAVVERELRRRAPDDLEPLSKPVPREVRRLIEALNGFMQRLSGAMDSLNTLVADAAHQVRTPLASLRAQAEVALDETDPQRLHARLERIHLNATHASQLINQLLMDATITHRMGKGARALVGVAETVNETRRRIGPVDAQRLRIAIAPEVRRARIAGDRVALREMLRNLVDNALRYAPDGPVEIQAMPVAGYRVALTVSDRGPGVADDEKESVQQRFSRGRAGESLPGSGLGLAIVRSVAVAHGGSLWLLDRPGGGLTARVVLPLARAGAGRALTTAAAALCAACLLLAAPSADVRAAGADARSAPIPEIVTRYPAPQPSSRVLTIAGPTDTPVVAPLIQGFQSHRPDVSVVYREMGSRELYEAAIEGRLQDVDVLMSSASDLQIRLANDGYAQSYASPYAARLPSWAIWRHEVYGFTFEPAVIVYNPKRFAEAAVPRSRQDLLRLLEQDPLRLRGRIGTYDIAASSLGYLLAEQDELVSSNFWGLANAMGQAGVRLAATSAEILDAIERDELDIGYNILGSYALSRQAAGRPIGVVFPQDYVLVLARSVLIARTAPNPDLGRALVDWLLSPAGQQVASSHAALGSIMEDTPGRWTSEAVLARSQGIVQPVVLSPALLVGLDQRRHSRFVQNWIRLVTDTPQRP
- a CDS encoding ABC transporter substrate-binding protein, coding for MLAKSKLTAVCAAAFAIATGSAFAQAVPAGYPADYQKILDGAKKEGKVVIYSTTDTKAAGPIIKGFEALYPGVKVEYNDMNSTELYNRYISEQAAGGGSGDIVWSSSMDSALKLATDYALKYQSPEAGKLPAWANWKDSTYGTTYEPAVFIYNKRLIPANEVPTTHGALAKLIASQPDKFKNKVTTYDIEKSAVGFMLAVQDKANDPKYFETLKDIAKGGLIVQSSTGTMMERVSSGENLIGYNILGSYAETRAKNDPSLGVAYPTDYALVLSRVAFISKKAKNRNAAKLWMDYLLSQKGQEIMANQADLASVRDDIEGDNDVDGMTKKLGASLKPIPVNETLLDYLEQNKRLEFIKQWRAAAGK